Proteins from a single region of Limosilactobacillus fermentum:
- a CDS encoding PIN/TRAM domain-containing protein codes for MKKRIIRLAFTIVGAAIGFYYLPLLWAAIGFKLATSLLAIVDMVIGAVLFFLLSLSLADWVASLMKRTEQALAKQNPIYLIFGALATIVGLILAILISIPLWRTRVPVVNNILPLLLMVVFSYWGFRIGTTRLDDWRNLLGMRRDLDKDTQSQVIKRQDDNYHHYKILDTNILIDGRIYDLVKTGFLEGTLLVPNFVLYELQYIADSGDSIKRVRGRRGLDILNKLQEERIAPVEMYEGDFDDIDEVDSKLIALAKKVDGVIVTNDWNLNKVIQFQNIQVLNINNLAKSLRPRVIPGEHLTVTVVKKGTERQQGVAYLDDGTMVVVEDGRYFMNERIEVEVTSALQTDAGRMIFARPLHSTKGIDGHHHGQKEQSKK; via the coding sequence ATGAAAAAACGGATAATTCGGTTAGCCTTCACGATTGTGGGGGCGGCGATTGGCTTTTACTACCTGCCACTGTTGTGGGCGGCAATTGGCTTTAAGCTGGCCACTTCGTTGTTGGCAATTGTGGACATGGTAATCGGGGCGGTGCTCTTTTTCTTATTATCGTTATCCCTAGCCGACTGGGTCGCCAGCCTGATGAAACGAACCGAACAAGCCCTAGCTAAGCAGAACCCGATTTACCTAATCTTTGGGGCGCTGGCCACCATTGTCGGCCTTATTTTAGCAATTTTAATTTCCATTCCTCTCTGGCGCACGCGAGTACCGGTGGTGAATAATATTTTGCCCCTTTTGTTAATGGTGGTCTTTTCTTATTGGGGGTTTCGGATCGGGACGACCCGGCTCGATGATTGGCGAAACCTCTTAGGTATGCGGCGCGATCTCGATAAGGATACGCAGAGTCAAGTTATTAAACGTCAAGACGATAACTACCACCACTATAAGATTTTAGATACCAACATCTTGATTGACGGACGGATTTACGACCTAGTTAAGACCGGCTTTTTGGAAGGAACGCTGTTGGTCCCTAACTTTGTCTTGTATGAATTACAATACATCGCCGATTCCGGGGACTCGATCAAGCGGGTCCGGGGCCGGCGGGGCTTGGACATTTTAAATAAGCTTCAAGAAGAACGGATTGCCCCCGTTGAAATGTACGAGGGCGACTTTGATGACATCGACGAGGTCGACTCCAAGTTGATTGCCCTGGCCAAAAAGGTGGATGGGGTAATTGTGACTAACGACTGGAACTTAAACAAGGTCATCCAGTTTCAAAACATTCAGGTTTTAAACATCAACAACCTGGCCAAGTCCCTTCGTCCGCGGGTAATCCCGGGTGAACACTTAACGGTAACGGTGGTCAAAAAGGGGACCGAGCGCCAGCAAGGGGTGGCGTACTTAGATGATGGCACAATGGTGGTGGTCGAAGACGGTCGCTACTTCATGAACGAACGGATTGAAGTGGAGGTTACCTCGGCGTTGCAAACCGACGCCGGGCGGATGATATTTGCCCGTCCCCTGCATTCCACCAAGGGAATTGATGGTCATCACCACGGTCAAAAGGAACAATCCAAGAAATAG
- a CDS encoding AEC family transporter: protein MLTIFWESLSGVLVILIMVVCGFVMNERHWFSPQSPQIISKVVTQVALPTYMIATITKQFTTDQLKTLLPDLRYPVISMLILFALSFAVARALAIQKSHLGLFSSMFFNSNTVFIGLPINMALFGAPSVPYVLVYYMANTTFFWTLGVWLIQRDGVHEAKINVKQAVQKIFSPPLLGFIGGVLLVVFKIHLPKFISQTCTYLGSLTIPLSMLFIGIAVSNAGLSRIRFDHDAWGILLGRFLFAPCLMALLVLPSHSMSPLMKQVFILQAAMPVMTNAPVVSRLYHADSSYAAIMVTETTVLSIIVIPILMVLIKTFVY, encoded by the coding sequence ATGCTGACAATCTTTTGGGAAAGCCTGTCCGGGGTGTTGGTGATCTTGATCATGGTGGTGTGCGGATTTGTGATGAACGAACGCCACTGGTTTAGCCCCCAATCCCCGCAAATCATCTCTAAGGTGGTAACCCAGGTCGCCTTGCCGACCTACATGATCGCCACCATTACCAAGCAGTTTACGACCGACCAGTTAAAAACCCTCTTGCCGGACCTCCGTTATCCGGTGATTTCAATGCTGATCCTTTTTGCCCTCTCCTTTGCCGTTGCCCGTGCCTTGGCCATCCAAAAGAGCCACCTCGGCCTTTTTTCGTCGATGTTTTTCAACTCCAACACCGTCTTCATTGGCCTACCAATTAACATGGCTCTCTTCGGGGCGCCCTCGGTTCCTTACGTGCTGGTTTACTACATGGCCAACACGACCTTCTTTTGGACGCTTGGGGTGTGGTTGATTCAGCGCGACGGGGTGCACGAAGCCAAAATCAACGTTAAACAGGCCGTGCAAAAGATTTTCTCGCCGCCCTTACTAGGCTTCATTGGTGGGGTTTTGCTGGTGGTCTTTAAGATTCACTTACCCAAGTTTATCAGCCAAACCTGTACCTACTTGGGGAGCTTGACGATCCCTTTGTCGATGCTCTTCATTGGGATTGCGGTTTCCAACGCGGGACTCTCCCGCATCCGCTTTGACCACGACGCCTGGGGGATTTTACTAGGGCGCTTTTTGTTTGCCCCGTGCTTGATGGCCCTGCTGGTCTTGCCGAGCCACTCGATGTCACCGTTAATGAAGCAGGTCTTTATCTTACAAGCGGCGATGCCGGTGATGACCAACGCTCCGGTCGTTTCGCGACTGTACCATGCCGACTCGTCTTACGCCGCCATTATGGTGACGGAAACGACGGTCCTGTCGATTATCGTGATCCCAATTTTGATGGTGCTGATCAAAACTTTTGTCTACTAG
- the rpiA gene encoding ribose-5-phosphate isomerase RpiA, translating to MNQQDILKQLVGQTAAKLVKNGMIVGLGTGSTVRFLVDALGKRVQEEGLAITGVTTSNRTTAQATSLGIKIVDLDDVDHVDLTIDGADEVDRDFYGIKGGGGALLWEKIVNDASTNNVWIVDQSKVVDRIGAFGVPVEVIPFGASKVFAKFEHQGYQPQWRTDEAGQLYRTDENNYIIDLKLGPLTDPLALAEDLINTVGVVEHGLFLNRVNQVIVGNEAGITTLTAP from the coding sequence ATGAACCAACAAGACATTTTAAAACAATTGGTTGGCCAAACTGCCGCCAAGCTCGTTAAAAACGGCATGATCGTTGGGCTGGGCACCGGCTCCACCGTTCGTTTTTTAGTTGACGCCCTAGGCAAACGGGTCCAAGAAGAGGGCCTAGCAATTACTGGGGTCACCACCTCCAACCGGACGACCGCCCAGGCCACTTCCCTGGGGATCAAAATCGTTGACCTCGATGACGTCGACCACGTTGACCTGACGATTGACGGCGCCGATGAAGTCGACCGAGACTTTTATGGTATCAAGGGGGGCGGGGGTGCCCTCTTGTGGGAAAAGATCGTCAACGACGCCTCAACCAATAACGTGTGGATTGTTGACCAATCCAAGGTGGTTGACCGGATTGGCGCCTTCGGGGTCCCGGTGGAAGTGATCCCGTTTGGTGCAAGCAAGGTCTTTGCGAAGTTTGAGCACCAGGGTTACCAGCCACAATGGCGAACGGACGAAGCGGGTCAATTATACCGGACTGATGAAAACAACTACATCATCGACCTCAAACTGGGGCCGTTAACCGACCCGCTGGCCCTGGCTGAAGATCTCATTAACACGGTTGGGGTGGTTGAACACGGTCTCTTCTTAAACCGGGTCAACCAAGTGATCGTCGGTAATGAGGCCGGGATTACCACCCTCACCGCTCCCTAA
- a CDS encoding sugar O-acetyltransferase yields MEENTNNMLQGLPYTPQSAELTAFRTEGHRLCAAYNQTLETETGKRASLLQQLVPQHGHNCCLQGPIQFDYGRFTTIGDNFYANFNLTVLDTCPVTIGDNVMFGPNVTLTTASHPLRYQQRNARVNEDGELFDYELGAPITIGNNCWLGANVTVLGGVTIDDGAVIGAGSVVTKDVPKDALVVGVPGRVVRIISAADRLENFPY; encoded by the coding sequence ATGGAAGAAAACACTAACAACATGCTACAAGGCCTTCCCTACACCCCGCAAAGTGCGGAACTAACCGCCTTTCGCACCGAGGGACACCGGCTGTGTGCCGCCTACAACCAAACCCTAGAAACCGAGACCGGAAAACGGGCGTCCCTGCTCCAACAGTTGGTACCCCAGCACGGTCACAACTGTTGTTTGCAAGGACCCATCCAGTTCGACTATGGGCGCTTCACTACGATTGGTGACAATTTTTACGCCAACTTCAACTTAACCGTTTTAGACACCTGCCCGGTGACGATCGGCGATAACGTGATGTTCGGGCCCAACGTTACCCTGACCACGGCTAGTCACCCCTTACGCTACCAGCAACGTAACGCCCGGGTTAATGAAGACGGCGAACTATTCGACTACGAACTGGGCGCCCCGATCACAATCGGTAACAACTGCTGGCTGGGGGCCAACGTAACCGTCTTGGGCGGGGTCACAATTGATGACGGCGCCGTGATTGGCGCCGGTAGCGTGGTCACCAAGGACGTTCCTAAAGACGCCCTGGTGGTTGGTGTCCCCGGCCGGGTTGTCCGGATAATCTCGGCCGCCGATCGCTTAGAGAACTTTCCCTACTAA
- the radA gene encoding DNA repair protein RadA, with the protein MAKAKTHFVCQNCGYNSPRYLGRCPNCGQWSTLVEEVEQASTPAAKNATATLTGIVARPQRIQEIDTKKTPRVKTRLNELNRVLGGGIVPGSLVLIGGDPGIGKSTLLLQVSGQLSVEHHKVLYVSGEESASQIKLRAQRLDVSGEDFYIYPETNMEAIRATIDSIQPEFVIIDSVQTMQAADVTSAIGSVSQIRAVTAQLMQIAKGQNITVFVVGHVTKGGVLAGPKILEHMVDTVLYFEGDLHHTYRILRSVKNRFGSTNELGIFEMNTRGLTEVANPSEIFLEERLKDATGSAVVVSLEGTRPILVEIQALITPTVFGNAQRTATGLNRNRVSLIMAVLEKRANLLLQNQDAYLKAAGGVKLDEPAIDLAIAVAIASSYRDKGTRPTDAFVGEVGLTGEIRRVSRIEQRVAEAAKLGFKRILVPKNNLAGWNPPQDIEVVGVTTLGEALKIALG; encoded by the coding sequence ATGGCAAAAGCCAAAACACACTTTGTCTGCCAAAACTGCGGTTACAATTCACCGCGCTATTTAGGGCGGTGTCCCAATTGTGGCCAGTGGAGTACCTTAGTTGAAGAAGTCGAGCAGGCAAGTACCCCGGCGGCTAAAAACGCTACGGCAACCTTAACCGGGATTGTGGCCCGGCCCCAGCGAATCCAAGAAATTGACACCAAAAAAACGCCCCGGGTTAAGACCCGCTTAAATGAGTTAAACCGGGTGCTAGGTGGCGGAATTGTACCCGGCTCGTTGGTCTTAATTGGTGGGGATCCCGGGATCGGAAAGTCCACCCTGCTCTTACAAGTGTCGGGGCAACTGAGCGTGGAACACCACAAGGTTCTTTACGTTTCCGGGGAAGAATCAGCCTCCCAAATTAAATTGCGGGCCCAACGCTTAGACGTTTCCGGCGAGGACTTTTATATCTACCCGGAAACCAACATGGAAGCCATCCGGGCGACGATTGATTCCATTCAGCCCGAGTTTGTAATCATTGACTCGGTTCAGACGATGCAGGCGGCCGACGTGACCTCGGCGATTGGGTCGGTCTCCCAAATCCGGGCGGTCACCGCCCAGTTGATGCAGATTGCCAAGGGGCAAAACATCACGGTCTTCGTGGTTGGTCACGTCACCAAGGGTGGGGTCTTAGCCGGGCCCAAGATCTTGGAACACATGGTTGACACGGTGCTGTACTTTGAAGGGGACCTCCACCACACCTACCGGATTTTACGGTCGGTCAAAAACCGGTTTGGGTCCACCAATGAGTTAGGGATCTTCGAAATGAATACCCGCGGTTTGACCGAGGTCGCAAACCCCTCGGAAATCTTTTTGGAAGAGCGGCTTAAGGATGCCACCGGGTCGGCCGTGGTCGTATCCCTGGAGGGAACCCGACCGATCCTGGTTGAAATCCAGGCCTTGATCACGCCAACCGTCTTTGGAAACGCCCAAAGAACGGCGACAGGTTTAAACCGCAACCGGGTTTCCTTGATCATGGCGGTCCTAGAAAAACGGGCGAACCTGCTCTTACAAAACCAGGATGCCTACTTGAAGGCGGCCGGGGGCGTTAAGTTAGACGAGCCGGCCATCGACCTTGCGATCGCGGTGGCAATTGCTTCTTCTTACCGGGATAAGGGGACCCGGCCGACCGACGCCTTCGTCGGTGAAGTTGGCTTAACCGGGGAGATCCGTCGGGTGAGCCGAATTGAACAGCGGGTGGCCGAAGCCGCTAAACTAGGCTTTAAGCGGATTTTAGTGCCCAAAAACAATTTAGCGGGTTGGAACCCGCCGCAAGACATCGAAGTCGTGGGGGTAACGACCCTTGGCGAAGCACTTAAAATTGCCCTTGGATAG
- a CDS encoding alpha/beta hydrolase: MAIHELNNNPTLAGQVRLIENVVYGAADGEAQQMSLLTPWAQRYQAAQLPARPLIVFVQGSSWCLPTLGEEIPQLVQFVHQGYVVATVQHRNSLDGHAFPAFLTDVKAAIRYLRAHATEYAIDPARVSVWGTSSGANAAMLVGLTGDDPKYKTAADADQSDAVNAVVACFGPTDVVATFEHSQTVPGSDVLQYSLFGTDRTKWDQLKREMSPLYQIKEGKSYPPFLLLHGDADQIVPYQQMEQMYDALLAHHVQVDGVRVHGANHERDFWSQAIYDYVANFLKPINQPVAD; encoded by the coding sequence ATGGCGATTCACGAGTTAAACAATAACCCCACCTTAGCCGGTCAGGTCCGCTTAATTGAAAACGTAGTCTATGGCGCGGCGGATGGTGAGGCCCAGCAAATGTCTTTGTTGACCCCCTGGGCCCAGCGTTATCAGGCCGCACAGTTACCCGCCCGACCATTAATCGTTTTTGTCCAGGGGAGCTCTTGGTGCCTACCAACCCTGGGGGAAGAAATTCCCCAACTGGTCCAGTTTGTTCACCAGGGCTACGTGGTGGCGACGGTTCAACACCGGAATTCACTTGATGGCCACGCCTTTCCGGCCTTTTTGACCGACGTTAAGGCCGCCATTCGTTACCTCCGGGCCCACGCAACGGAATATGCCATCGACCCGGCGCGTGTGTCGGTCTGGGGGACGTCTTCGGGAGCCAACGCCGCCATGTTGGTGGGGTTGACCGGTGACGATCCTAAATACAAAACGGCTGCCGATGCCGACCAGTCGGATGCGGTTAACGCAGTGGTAGCCTGCTTCGGTCCTACCGATGTGGTGGCGACCTTTGAACATAGCCAAACCGTCCCCGGTAGCGATGTCTTGCAGTATTCCCTGTTTGGCACCGATCGGACTAAGTGGGACCAACTCAAGCGGGAAATGAGCCCCCTTTACCAAATCAAGGAGGGAAAATCCTACCCACCGTTTCTGCTCTTACACGGGGATGCCGATCAAATCGTGCCCTACCAACAAATGGAGCAAATGTATGACGCCCTGTTAGCCCACCACGTTCAAGTCGACGGGGTACGGGTACACGGTGCTAACCACGAACGGGATTTTTGGAGTCAAGCGATCTACGATTACGTAGCGAACTTCTTGAAGCCAATTAACCAACCGGTGGCCGATTAA
- a CDS encoding aminopeptidase C, producing MSFSISAADLAAFHEDYAGRKDSAVLERAVTKNGVKAASFDWHSKADNDQHFSIDLSTGNVADQKQSGRCWMFAALNTMRHDMQQKFNLPEDFELSQSYQFFWDKFEKANYFYENVIQTANLPHDDRKVAWLMETPQQDGGQWDMLCALIEKYGVVPQSAMPESYNSSQSREINAVLNNQLRHDAVILRQLVQQNYAPTRIDEERRSMLNNVYRMLSYAFGEPVTTFDFEYRTKKDHEFHRDANLTPTEFFQKYVGWNLDDYVSIIQAPTKDKSYHQTYTIDMLGNVVGGRPIKHLNLPMDEFKALAVKQLENGESVWFGSDVSKYSETKLGLMALNTYAYEDLFDTELAMSKADSLDYGESMMNHAMVLTGVDIVDGQPTKWKVENSWGSKVGEKGYFVMSDAWMDKYCYQVVINKAYLSDDLLAAQAKEPVVLKPWDPMGTLA from the coding sequence ATGAGTTTTTCAATTTCTGCCGCCGACTTAGCGGCCTTTCACGAAGACTATGCCGGTCGTAAGGACAGCGCCGTTTTAGAGCGAGCCGTCACCAAGAACGGGGTCAAGGCCGCTAGCTTTGATTGGCACTCCAAGGCCGACAACGACCAACACTTTTCGATTGACCTTTCCACCGGTAACGTTGCCGACCAAAAGCAATCCGGACGCTGCTGGATGTTTGCGGCCTTAAACACGATGCGCCACGACATGCAACAAAAGTTCAACCTGCCCGAAGACTTTGAGCTTTCCCAATCCTACCAATTCTTCTGGGACAAGTTCGAAAAGGCCAACTACTTCTACGAAAACGTCATCCAGACCGCCAACCTTCCTCACGATGATCGGAAGGTGGCTTGGCTGATGGAAACCCCGCAACAAGACGGGGGTCAGTGGGACATGTTGTGCGCCCTGATCGAAAAGTACGGGGTCGTTCCGCAAAGCGCAATGCCGGAAAGCTACAACTCCTCTCAATCACGCGAAATTAACGCCGTTTTAAATAACCAGCTGCGCCACGACGCCGTTATTTTACGGCAACTGGTCCAACAAAACTACGCCCCCACCCGGATCGACGAAGAGCGCCGGTCGATGCTCAACAACGTCTACCGGATGCTGTCATATGCCTTTGGCGAACCAGTAACTACCTTTGATTTTGAGTACCGGACCAAAAAGGACCACGAGTTCCACCGTGACGCTAACTTAACGCCGACCGAATTCTTCCAAAAGTACGTTGGCTGGAACTTGGACGACTACGTTTCCATCATTCAGGCCCCGACTAAAGACAAGTCCTACCACCAAACCTACACGATTGACATGTTGGGTAACGTGGTCGGGGGCCGGCCAATCAAGCACTTAAACCTACCAATGGATGAATTTAAGGCCTTGGCGGTTAAGCAACTCGAAAACGGTGAGAGCGTTTGGTTCGGCTCCGACGTTTCTAAGTATTCCGAAACCAAGCTAGGCTTGATGGCTTTAAACACTTACGCCTACGAAGACCTCTTCGACACCGAACTAGCCATGTCAAAGGCCGACTCCTTAGACTATGGCGAATCAATGATGAACCACGCCATGGTTTTGACCGGGGTCGACATCGTTGACGGCCAGCCAACCAAGTGGAAGGTTGAAAACTCCTGGGGAAGCAAGGTCGGCGAAAAGGGCTACTTTGTCATGTCCGACGCTTGGATGGATAAGTACTGCTACCAAGTGGTCATCAACAAGGCTTACTTGAGCGACGACCTCTTAGCCGCCCAAGCAAAGGAACCAGTCGTTTTAAAGCCGTGGGACCCAATGGGAACTTTGGCCTAA
- a CDS encoding dUTP diphosphatase produces MKRGFQVVSTYQEAGLTLPKRQTKQAAGYDFAAATDFTLPSIWKGNFIRALYKLRQAKRYLTTEELDRADKSLKPYLVPTGIKAYMQPDEVLILVNRSSGPLKRRLILPNGVGIIDADYYDNPANEGEIFVQLVNYGLRDYHIKKGERIAQGIFVPYLVADQEEVPQAKRSGGFGSTKQ; encoded by the coding sequence ATGAAACGTGGGTTCCAAGTGGTCTCTACTTATCAAGAGGCGGGGTTAACCCTTCCTAAGCGGCAAACAAAGCAGGCGGCTGGTTACGACTTTGCGGCGGCAACGGACTTTACCCTTCCTTCAATTTGGAAGGGTAACTTCATTAGGGCCCTGTACAAGCTTCGCCAAGCTAAGCGCTACTTGACGACAGAAGAGCTTGACCGGGCCGATAAGTCACTAAAGCCGTACTTAGTGCCGACCGGAATCAAGGCTTATATGCAACCAGATGAGGTCTTAATCTTAGTCAACCGGTCCAGTGGCCCCCTAAAGCGGCGGTTGATTTTACCAAACGGGGTTGGCATCATCGACGCCGATTACTACGATAACCCCGCCAACGAAGGGGAAATCTTTGTTCAGCTGGTCAATTACGGCCTGCGCGATTATCACATTAAAAAGGGCGAACGCATCGCCCAGGGAATCTTTGTCCCTTACCTGGTGGCCGACCAAGAGGAGGTTCCACAGGCAAAGAGAAGCGGGGGCTTTGGTTCCACGAAACAATAG
- a CDS encoding GNAT family N-acetyltransferase, giving the protein MHYKYENNVLTVTNDQGEYVGELDYPAIPDYDNRYAIERVFVASTYRGTGVASDLVKTFVEHAKEEGWVIKLMCPYAVAQFKRHPEYQKVLLPEDRFPTTFTD; this is encoded by the coding sequence ATGCACTACAAATACGAAAATAACGTTTTAACCGTGACTAACGATCAGGGCGAATACGTCGGCGAACTTGACTACCCGGCCATCCCTGATTACGACAACCGTTACGCTATCGAACGGGTCTTCGTCGCTTCCACTTACCGGGGCACCGGGGTGGCTAGCGACCTAGTCAAGACCTTCGTAGAACACGCTAAAGAGGAGGGCTGGGTGATTAAACTAATGTGCCCATACGCCGTGGCTCAGTTCAAGCGCCACCCCGAATACCAAAAGGTCCTCTTGCCAGAAGATCGCTTCCCCACCACTTTTACCGATTAA
- a CDS encoding beta-galactosidase small subunit — translation MDYTNKLHVVYDDNILGLDGKDFQYLFSYEQGGPESFKIKGKEWLYRSPRPTFWRATTDNDRGNGFNVSSVQWLAADYVLPCQDIALQVDGKDKKLPLAPKTNRYSNQEFAKKVKITFTYQTQTVPATTVQVSYTVKASGKIKVNVHYTGAQLPSLPVLGWRMIMPTPATSFDYEGLSGETYPDRMAGGIEGTYHVEGLPVTPYLVPQENGMHMANKWVQITRATTLNNADPDAAPFRLKFEAPKKGKLNFSCLPYTSAELENATHPEELPAAHRTVLVIAGEVRGVGGIDSWGADVEEKYHIDATVDHDFSFKIVPELN, via the coding sequence ATGGATTACACAAATAAGCTGCACGTCGTTTACGACGACAACATCTTAGGACTGGACGGCAAGGACTTTCAGTACCTCTTCTCCTATGAACAAGGGGGGCCGGAATCCTTTAAGATTAAGGGTAAGGAGTGGCTTTACCGGAGCCCGCGCCCCACTTTTTGGCGGGCAACGACCGATAACGACCGCGGGAACGGCTTCAACGTCTCGTCGGTTCAATGGTTAGCGGCCGACTATGTTTTGCCGTGCCAAGACATCGCCTTACAAGTCGACGGTAAGGATAAGAAGCTACCGCTAGCACCAAAAACCAACCGCTATTCTAACCAAGAATTTGCCAAGAAGGTCAAAATCACCTTTACCTACCAGACCCAGACGGTACCGGCGACGACGGTCCAAGTTTCCTACACGGTCAAGGCTAGTGGTAAGATCAAGGTCAACGTTCACTACACCGGGGCCCAGTTACCAAGCCTGCCGGTATTGGGTTGGCGGATGATCATGCCGACGCCGGCCACTAGCTTTGATTACGAAGGGCTATCCGGGGAAACCTACCCGGACCGGATGGCCGGGGGGATCGAGGGAACCTACCACGTGGAAGGGTTGCCGGTGACCCCATACTTGGTTCCGCAAGAAAACGGGATGCACATGGCCAATAAGTGGGTTCAAATTACCCGCGCCACCACCTTGAACAACGCCGACCCGGATGCGGCACCGTTCCGCTTGAAGTTTGAGGCCCCTAAGAAGGGAAAGTTAAACTTCTCGTGCTTGCCGTACACCAGCGCGGAATTGGAAAACGCCACCCACCCAGAGGAATTACCAGCTGCCCACCGGACGGTACTGGTGATTGCCGGTGAAGTGCGGGGGGTCGGGGGGATTGACTCCTGGGGCGCCGACGTGGAAGAAAAGTACCACATTGACGCCACGGTGGATCACGACTTCTCCTTTAAGATCGTGCCCGAGCTTAACTAA
- a CDS encoding 2,3-bisphosphoglycerate-dependent phosphoglycerate mutase, with translation MTKLVMVRHGQSQANLDNRFTGWSDVPLTAKGIAQGKEVGAELAAREFTFTDVHTSYMKRAIMTADYILEALDQLYLPIHKTWRLNERHYGALSGLNKEAVKREVGEQQLHAWRRGFFAVPPQLAHPAHDRRYDRLGVKEPLAESLEMCLERILPYWQDQVAPRLLAGHDQLIVAHGSTLRALVKYIEGISDDQIDQVEVLNGQPIIYQFDDHLVPVHKEILMEE, from the coding sequence ATGACAAAACTGGTGATGGTGCGTCATGGGCAGAGTCAGGCCAACCTAGACAATCGTTTCACGGGGTGGAGCGATGTACCACTGACGGCCAAAGGGATTGCCCAGGGTAAGGAGGTGGGGGCGGAACTAGCCGCCCGCGAGTTCACCTTTACCGACGTTCACACGTCCTACATGAAGCGGGCGATCATGACCGCCGATTACATTTTGGAGGCCCTGGATCAGTTATACCTGCCGATCCACAAAACGTGGCGGCTGAATGAACGCCATTACGGCGCCCTAAGTGGCCTCAACAAGGAGGCGGTTAAACGAGAAGTTGGCGAACAGCAGTTACACGCTTGGCGCCGGGGCTTCTTTGCCGTCCCGCCCCAACTTGCTCACCCCGCTCACGACCGGCGCTACGATCGGTTAGGGGTAAAAGAGCCACTGGCCGAAAGCCTGGAAATGTGCCTAGAGCGGATCCTTCCCTACTGGCAAGACCAGGTGGCGCCCCGCCTCCTTGCCGGCCACGATCAGTTAATCGTGGCCCACGGGAGTACCCTGCGCGCTTTGGTCAAGTACATTGAGGGGATCAGCGATGACCAAATTGACCAGGTGGAGGTCTTAAACGGGCAACCGATTATTTACCAATTTGACGACCACCTCGTCCCCGTACACAAGGAAATTTTAATGGAGGAATAA